A stretch of DNA from Phocoena sinus isolate mPhoSin1 chromosome 5, mPhoSin1.pri, whole genome shotgun sequence:
ATGGCTATTACTTCTTAAATGCTGAACTTCTTCTCGTGTACGATAACTGATTCCAGGGTGACTCATACTGTGTCCATGATAATGGTATGTCAGCAGCTCCATCAGTATGGGCCCCTTTCCAGATCTACAATAGTCAGCTGCAACCTTAGTTGCCTCCCAAACACATAGAACCTCCATTCCATCTACCTTTAGGCCAGGGATGAAATTGCCTCTCTTGCAGTAATCAGTGTTGGCTGCTGCTCTCTCAACAGATGTTCCCATTCCACAGCGGTTATTCTCGCAGATGAAAATACAAGGTAAATTCCACACAGCTGCCATATTATAAGCTTCAGATATCTGACCCTGATTAGCAGCACCATTCCAATGTAGAGTCTAACACACCTCGTTGTTTCCCTTATATTTACAGGCCAGAGCAATACCAGCTCCCAGCGGTCCCTGAGCGCCGACAATGCCATTGCCTCCATAGAAGTTATTGGAATACATATGCATTGACCCCCCCTTCTCCTTCAGCACAGCCACCTCTTCGACCTGTCAGCTCTGCTAGAATTGATGGGACAGAAAGTCCACGAGTACACATGAGCCGTGAGCCTGACAGGATGTAATAACATGATCCGTGGGATTTAGCCCAGCCCCAAGACCCACACAAGCTTCCTGACCATCACACAAGTGACAGAAACcatgaataaattt
This window harbors:
- the PDHA2 gene encoding LOW QUALITY PROTEIN: pyruvate dehydrogenase E1 component subunit alpha, testis-specific form, mitochondrial (The sequence of the model RefSeq protein was modified relative to this genomic sequence to represent the inferred CDS: inserted 1 base in 1 codon; deleted 2 bases in 2 codons; substituted 3 bases at 3 genomic stop codons); translated protein: MLAVAVSSVLSVVTQKPANRVLVASCNYSYDATFEIKKCDLYRLEEGPPVTAVLTREDGLKYYRVMQNVCRMELKADQLXKQKFIHGFCHLCDGQEACVGLGAGLNPTDHVITSCQAHGSCXTRGLSVPSILAELTGRRGGCAEGKGGSMHMYSNNFYGGNGIVGAQGPLGAGIALACKYKGNNEVCXTLHWNGAANQGQISEAYNMAAVWNLPCIFICENNRCGMGTSVERAAANTDYCKRGNFIPGLKVDGMEVLCVWEATKVAADYCRSGKGPILMELLTYHYHGHSMSHPGISYRTREEVQHLRSNSHPIMLLKDKMVNNKLASIEEXKEIDVEVGKEIDAAAQFAITDPEPPLEELSRHIYSTNLPFEIRGANQWIRFKSVS